The genomic window AAGGGCTCTTGGTCGATCGGCGTGTGCTGCAGCGTATCGCCTGGTCCCATCGGTCCCGACAAGAACCACACGTCTTCACAGACGGCGGTGCTTCGTCGAAGCGAGTCGAGGGAGAGGCTATCAACAGAAGCCATGACAACAAATTCGTGAAGGATGAATGAAACGCGAACGGAGATTGAGGGGGCAAGACCTCGTTCTGCTGCAAAGCTAGGTCACTTGTTGTGTACATATGGACTGCACCCCAAGTTTTTCGCCGGAATTTCGCGACTGTGCTCGTTGTGACAACAAGCCCGCGGCCACGCATTCCGGTTGCAACGGTTGGGTGGCCTCATCGGTCCAGAGCCGGTGTGCGACGCCGCCCTGCGCAAGACCGCGACGTTCGAGAGACCAAGTAGCCGCCGTGCGTTAGCACCGATTGTTGAGCTCGTTTGCGGGGGCTGCGTTTCTCTGCGTTGGGGAGTCGATCGCGGAACAGTTGGGGGCAACGGTTCGACTCTGGTGTCCGAATTCTTGACGAATCCGGCTACGTTTGGCGTGTGGGTATTTATCCGAATTCTTGGCGAATCCGGCTACGTGTTGGCCGCATTACCCGTCGGTTGGCCACTCATGGCCGACATTCACCGCTCTATTACCTCCCGAATCCAGCTTCCTGTGGCCCTGTGGCCCTTTCCCCTCCTACACCCTGCTCCCCTTTCCGCTCCCATCCGCCCCCATTCCCAAAAAAGGTCAACCTGCACTCGGACCTCGTGATATCCTAAGATCACGTCGCCGGGGTCGCTTTGCGCGCCCACGGCAGACACTGCTTTTCTGTCGACGAAGGAATTCATCATGAGCCGGACGATGCAAGATTTCACGGATTTGCTGCTCCAACAGGGCGTCATCAGTCTCGATCAATTGTCCGAAGCGGAAGAAGTCGCCAAAAACACCGACGCGGACATCGGCGACGTCCTGATCAAAATGGAATACGCCACGCCCGAAGAAGTCGGGATGGCGGTCGCGAAATACCACAAAATCCCGTTCGTCGACCTCCGCAGCGAGCGAATCAGCGAAACGGTGATCGAATTGGTCCCCGAATCCGTCGCTCGGGAAAACACCGTTTTGCCGTTCAAAGAAGAAGACGGCGCCCTGACGATTCTCATCGCCGACCCCTTTGACCTCGAAACGGTCGAAAAGCTCCGGTTCATTCTGAACCGAAAGATCGAGACCGCCCTGGCACCCAAGGAAGCCATCAACGGGGCAATCAACCAGTACTACGGTCAGGTCGAAGGGGAATCGGCTGACTCGATGCTGCAAGAATTCACCGACACGGCCATCGACTTCACCGAAACCGAGTCGGACTCTGGCGGGGGGACCGAGGAAACGGTGGATGACAATTCCGCCCCCGTGATCCGGTTGGTCAATTTGATGATCGCCGAAGCCGTTCAGTTGCGGGCCAGTGACATTCACGTCGAGCCCTTCGAAGATCGGGTGCGAATTCGTTATCGAATTGACGGCCGTTGCGTGGAGCGGGAAGCAGCCCCCCGGCGGATGCTGTCGGCCATCATCGCTCGGATCAAGATCCTCTCCAAGATCGACATCTCTGAAAAGCGACGCCCCACGGACGGGCGGATCAAGATCACCGTGGGGGACAAGCAGCTCGACCTGCGGGTCAGCATCATCCCCACCAACCACGGCCAGTCCTGCGTGATGCGGTTGTTGGACAAGGACAACATCAAAGTCGGTACCCGGCAGCTTGGTTTGTCAGAACGCGACTTCCGGAACTTCAACTCCCTGATCCGCCGACCCAACGGGATCGTGCTGGTGACCGGCCCCACGGGGTCGGGAAAGACGACGACTCTCTATGCGTCGCTCAACGCATTGAACCGGCCCGACCGAAAGATCATCACGGCGGAAGACCCGGTCGAATACTACTTGCCCGGGATCAACCAAGTCGAAGTGAAGCACAACATTGGGCTCGACTTCGCACGCATCATTCGAGCCATGTTGCGGCAAGCACCCAACATCATTCTCGTCGGGGAAATGCGAGATCACGAGACCGCATCGATGGGAATTCAGGCTTCACTGACTGGACACTTGGTTTTCAGTACCCTACACACGAACGATGCGCCCAGTGCTATATCACGAATGGTGGACATCGGTGTACCATCCTACATGGTGGCGAGTTCCGTGATCGCGGTGCTGGCCCAGCGTCTGGTGCGGACGATTTGCCCCCGGTGCAAGGTCCGGTATCAGCCGCCGCAGAGCGTCATCGACGACTCGGAAATTCCACCGGAGATGCTGGCCCAGGCCGAGTTCAGCAAGGGCAAAGGTTGCACGTACTGCGGTCGTTCCGGCTACCGCGGCCGGATCGGGATCTACGAATTGATGCTGATCAACAACAAGCTTCGCGAATTGATGTTCAAAGGAACAACGACGAAGACGATTCGCGAGGAGGCCATAAAGAACGGCATGTCAACGCTTTACGCCGATGGCATGCTCAAAGTGATCCGGGGGATCACGACGTTCGAAGAGGTGCATCGTGTGGCCAAGAAAACAGAGCAAGAAGCACTCGCGCTCAGCCACATCTCCAAGGAACTGTCGTCGCTGTAATGCCCGCTCGTTCGGCGATCGTCACCCAGCCCGATTTCTTCGAACGCGGGCAGCGGACGTCATCGGCCCATTTCGCCTGTTAGCGACAGTGCATCCAAGCGACCCCGATTCGGGATGTGCCAGCGACCTCGATACTTCCCTGGCGGGTTGCGGTCGAACCACCCGCTTCGGATGCGGCCGCGAGCATTCTCGGCTCCCAACGCGAATTTCTTTGCCTTTGACGCTGTTTCACGCATAATGAGACCGTCTGGCACGGGAAATCACGACGCCAGGCGGCTCATCTGGGAACCTTTCCCATGACCGAACGATCTGGCGGGATGCCAATCGCTCTGACTTGGTTCGTTCTTGTCTGTTTGACGAATCATCCGGGGTGTTTTGGGCCCGTCGCTGCAATGGCCGATTGGCGGTGAAATCCGTCATTCGGCGTCGTCGGTCATCACGCTGAGCCGCTCCGGCACGCCCCTTCCCGCCACCGACGGCCTTTTCTATCCCATCGACTCACGCCCCTCTTTCCATTCCAGGCGTCCTCCATGGCCACCGTGCTGATCGACAAACTGCTGCAAGCTGCTGTGAAGCAAGGCGTTAGCGATATTCATATCGTCGTCGGGCAGCCGCCAGTCTTTCGATTGCACGGTCGAATGCGGAAGCTGGAAACGAAGACGTTGGAAGCCGAAGACAGCGTGGCGTTGATGAAATCGATCACGCCGGAACGTTGTCAGCGTGAACTCCAAGAGACCGGCTCGACCGACTTCGGGTTCGCGTTTGGCGAATTGGCCCGATTCCGGGTTTCGGTCTTCAAGCAGCGTGGCTTCATCTCCATGGTGCTGCGTCAGATCCCCAATGACAAATTGACACCCGAGCAACTCGGGCTTCCCGAGGCTGTCGTCAAAATGGTTCACCGCCCTCGCGGGTTGTTCCTGGTGACGGGACCGACGGGTTCGGGGAAATCGACCACGCTGGCATCGTTGATCAACCTGCTCAACGAGACCATCGACCACCACATCATCACGATCGAAGACCCGATCGAGTTCTATCACGAACACAAAGAATCGACGATCAACCAGCGGGAAGTCGGCGTGGATGTGCCGAGCTTTTCCGAAGCCATTCGTCGTGCGTTGCGGCAAGACCCCGACGTGATTCTGGTCGGCGAGCTTCGCGACCTCGAAACCATTGAAGCCGCGATTAGTGCGGCGGAAACCGGTCACGTCGTGTTTGGAACGTTGCACACGAACAGTGCTCAAGGCACGGTGAACCGGATCATCGACGCGTTCCCGGGCAACTTGCAGGATCAAATTCGGACCCAGTTGGCGTCAACGTTGATCGGCGTGGTGGCACAGACGCTGTTGCCCAAGATCGGCGGCGGTCGTTGTGCCGCTTACGAAGTGCTGAACGTCACGCCGGGGATCGCCAACCTGATCCGCGAAAACAAGACGTTCCGAATCAACTCGTCCATGCAGACCGGTGCCAAGTTTGGCATGCAGTTGATGGACGACGCCCTGTTCAAACACTGGAAAGCCGACCGGGTCACGGTGGAAGACGTGCTTGCCAAAGCTCACCGCCCCGACGACTTGGCCAAGCGAATCGTCCAAGCCCGCCAAGGCCTCGGCGACGAACCCATTCCGATTAAAGAAGACTGAAAAGCTGAAAGGGCCTCAGGACCACAGCTCCACAGTGAGAGCTTCCGACGGCCATCGTTGATGTATTCCCGCTCCTGTGGCTCTGTGCCCCTTTGACTCCTTACCACTCGTGACCCATGGCCCCACGTCGCATCGGACAGATCCTCGTTGACCTCGGTTTCCTCACCGATGATCAACTGCAAATTGTGCTCGACGAACAAGAGCAACAGCCAGGTGCGTTGTTCGGGAAAGTCGCCGAGGACATGCAGTTGATCACCGACGAGCAACTGATCCAGGCGCTCGCCGAACAAATGGGGATGCAAACGGTTTCGCTGGAGGACGCGAAACTGGAACCGGAGGTGATGGAGAAGATCAGCGAAACGATGGCCCAGCTGTATCGCTGCGTTCCGGTGCAGTTCGAAGACAACACGCTGACCATCGCGACTTGCGACCCACAGAACCTGAACATCCAAGACGAACTGCGGACGTTCTTGGGCTTTGAAATTCGGATCCTGGTCGCGACCGAGGCCGACGTTAACAAAACGATCACGAAGTACTACGACAGCGAAGCCGAAAGCGTCGAAAAGCTGGTCGCCGAACTGGCCGAAGACGAGGAACTGAAGGCCGCGGCAAGTCTGCTTGACAACGAGAAGTTCAACATCACCGACGCGGAAGCCTTGGCCGACTCGGCTCCCGTTCGCAAACTGCTCAACATGGTGTTGTTGCTGGCAATCAAGGACCACGCATCGGACATTCACTTCGAACCGTTCGAAGACGAATTCCGCATCCGGATCAAATCCGAAGGCGTGTTGTACGAGATGGTTCCGCCGCCACGTCACCTCGCGTTCGCAATCACGACTCGTATCAAAGTCATGGCGAACCTGGACATCGCCGAACGACGGATGCCGCAAGACGGTCGCATCGAGTTGATGGTCGGTGGTCACCCGGTCGACCTTCGGGTGTCCGTGTTGCCGACCATCTTTGGCGAATCGACGGTCATGCGAGTGTTGGACCGCTCGGTGGTCAACCTGTCGCTGGACAACGTCGGAATGAACGAGGAAACCATGGAGCGTTTCCGTTCGGCGATTGACCGTCCCAACGGCATTGTCTTGGTGACGGGCCCAACGGGTTCGGGCAAGACCACGACCTTGTACTCGTCGCTGTCGGAACTGAACGACATCAGCGAGAAACTGATCACCACCGAAGACCCGGTGGAATACGACATCGACGGCATCATTCAAATTCCGATCGACTCGGACGCGGGCGTGACGTTCGCTTCGTGTTTGCGAGCGATTTTGCGTCAGGATCCGGACACGATCCTGGTCGGGGAAATTCGCGATTTGGAAACGGCCGAAATCGCCATCCAAGCCGCGTTGACCGGTCACTTGGTGTTCAGCACGTTGCACACGAACGATTCTCCCAGCACGGTCACGCGTTTGACCGACATGGGAATCCAGCCCTTCATGATTTGCGCGACGGTCGAAGCCATTTTGGCTCAGCGATTGGTGCGTCGGATCTGCACCAGTTGTCGTGAGAAGACTCGCGTCAGCAGCGATCTGCTGATGGAACTCGGGATGACGCGTGACGAAATCGAGTCCACGGATTACTTCAAAGGTGTCGGCTGCGAGAAGTGCAACAACACGGGATACAAAGGCCGGATCGCGCTGTTCGAGTTGATGGTGCTCAACGACACGATTCGCGAAATGATCATGCGAAACGCCAGCACCGACGAACTGCGTGACCAAGCCCAAAGCGACGGAATGATCATCCTCCGCGAATTCGGAATGAACCTCGCGCGAGACGGCATCACCACCCTCGACGAAATTGTCCGGGAGACCGTCGTCGACGGTTAGTGAAGTGAAACGGGGGCAGGGCCACAGTGAACCAGACAATTTGATGTGAACGGCTGAATCGCAAACGCTAGTTCGATGCGGAGGCGTTTAGAGAAAGAGCTGAAATGAATGGCGAGCACATTTGAGGATTTGGAGGTTTGGAAACGCGGTTGTCGGCTTTCGGTTTCAGTTTATGAACTGCTCGCCGAATGTCGTGATTTCGGATTGAAGGACCAAATGCAGCGGAGCGCGGTCAGCATCCCTTCGAACATTGCGGAAGGTTACGAACGAACACCAAAAGACTTCATTCGCTTTTTGATCATTGCCAAAGGCTCGTGTGCAGAGCTTCGAACTCAGCTTTACATCGCAACTCGAATCGATCTGATTTCCACTCAACAATCTGACCAGCTCATCGACGAATCAAAGCAAATTTCACGAATGTTGCAGGGGCTAATCAACAACCGGCAGCAGCAACTTGCGAATCAATGACATGACTGACCTTTAAATCACAATCCTCTGTTCCTGTTGGTGTTGTTGCCATTCGTGCTGACACGCTAACGACGAGATAACCGAAAACCTAAGCCTGTGGCCCTGTGTTCCTGCGGCCCTTTCAACTTTTGTAGCAATCCCATGCCGACTTATACCTTTGAAGCGATGGACGCGACCGGACAAGAGATCCGGGACGAAATCGATGCGGCCAACGAGGACGAAGCCCAAACCACCATCCGCCAGATGGGCTACTTCGTCACCAAAATCGCGGTCAAGAAACAGTCCGGGACGGCGGCGGCTGCGGGCGGTGGCAAAAAACGTCCGTTCGCGATCGGTGGTGCAAAGACCAAACACGTTTGTGCGTTCACGCGTCAGTTGTCGATCTTGCAAGACGCCGGTCTGCCGATTCTTCGCAGCCTGAAGATTCTGGAAGGCAACCAGAAACCGGGCAAGCTGAAGAACGCCTTGATGGACGTTTGCGACGAGATCGAAGGCGGTGCGACGTTGTCCGAAGCGATGGCGAAGTGCCCGAAAGTCTTCAGCCGGCTGTACGTCAACATGATCAAAGCTGGTGAGGCCGGTGGTGCTCTGGAAACGATTCTCAACCGTTTGGCTGACTTCCTTGAATCCGCCGAATCGCTGAAACGCAAAGTCAAAGGGGCGTTGATCTACCCGGTGATCGTGGTCTTGGTCGCGACGTTGATCCTGACCTTCATCATGTTGTTCATCGTTCCGACGTTCGAAAAGATGTTCGACGAGTTCGGGCTGACCCTGCCCGCACCGACGATGTTGTTGATCGCCATGAGCAACTACATCGCCGGGTACTGGTTCCTGCTGATCGCGATGCCGGTCTGTGGTTTGATCCTGGTCAAGCTGATGAGGAAATTCAAACAGGGGCGGATTGGATTTGACATGTTCATCATCCGAGTACCCATTTTTGGTGCCCTGATCGAAAAGAACATTCTGGCTCGGACCACGCGGACGCTGGGGACACTGATCAGTTCCGGGGTGCCGATTTTGGAAGCCCTGAACATCACGCGGGAGACGGCGGGCAACGCCATGTTCGAGCGCATGTTCACGGGCGTCAGCAATCAAATTCGCGAAGGCGAGGTGATCAGCAAACCGCTCAAGGAATACTCCGTGCTCGGCTTCCACCCGATGACCGCGATCTTCTGGGCGCTGTTCGGTTCGTTCCCCGGCATCATGGTGATGAGCGTGGCACTGACGAGCAAAGGCAGCAAGCTGGACAAAGGCGGCATGGTCGAAACGTTGACCTTCATGGCGCTGTACATGATCGCCGGTGGTGCCGTGCTGTGTGTGCTGTTCTACCTGACCAAGATCAAAGGCCGTGTGGTCGATGACCTCGTCGTCAACATGGTCGACGTGGGTGAAGAGACCGGTGAGCTGGACACGATGCTCTACAAGGTTGCCGACACCTACGACGAAGAAGTCCGCATCATGACCGATGCACTGACCGCATTGATGGAACCGTTGATGATTGTGTTCCTGGGCGTCGCGGTCGGTTTCATCGTCATTAGTTTGTTCATGCCGTTGGTCGAGTTGATCTCCGGATTGACCTGACCGAAGCGGCGAAGGCGTGGGTGGTTGCCTCGAAACGTTCGTGTCCGCGACACGGCGTGGCCGGCAATCATTCAGGCGACTTCGCACGCGGTGGATGACTGGCCGGATTCGGTCGGGCATCACGAGCGTGCGAAAGAAAATGCACGGCCGCGCAGGACCGCGTGGCTGGTAACCCGAGGAAACCATTTCGCTGAATCCTTTTCACCGAAACCCTTTCAATCTGAATTCAGACTTTGGCGTGGGATGCAGCCGACCAGGTGGCATCCTTTCCGCCGGTCCCTTTCCCTATCCAGTTCCGAGAGAAGCGATGAACGCTCGATCCAACCCTCCGCTGCCAAGCCGCCTGGCACCGACCTCCCGCTCCGCCTTCACGCTGGTGGAGATTTTGGTCGCGATCAGCATCATTGGCATTCTCTCTGCGATTCTGATTCCTGCCGTTACCAATGCCATTCGTCGCGCTCGAGTGACAAACCTACGTTTGGAAGTCACGGCACTTGAGCAAGCGTTGGAGCAGTATTCGCAAAAACACGGGGAGTACCCACCTGATTTCTCAAGCTGGGCAGTGGTGCAGCGTCACTACCGAAAAGCGTTCCCGCGTATGTCCACGAACGACACGACTTTGCTTTACAACCTGCTTCACAACAGTTCCGGTGTCTATCAAGCGGCTCAGTTGGATCGCAGTGAGGTTTTAGCTTGGACGCTTGGTGGCTACAGCGATGACGTGCAGCGGCCATTCACTGGTCCCGGTGGGCCTTTGGCTTGGAGCGGGGACGGCACGAACACATACGGCGACTCAGCAGTCACTGATACTGACCGACAAGACCCAGCCAACTTTCAGGTCAATATTGATCGCCCGAATGCATTCATGGACTTCGATCCAGCGCGGCTTGACTACAACGAGGTGAATGCGGGGGCAGCGCTTGCTGGTGCAAACCGACGTATGTCGAGTGACGGAGATCACTTTTTGGCCTATCTGACTGCTTCAGATGGTGCTCCTTATGTCTACTTCGATTCGCGGACTTATTCGCTGTACGATGCCGCTCAATCGGACTTCAATGGCTACGGATCAACCACTTTTGGCTACGTTCGCCCGTATCTGACAACGAATCCAAATACCAATACGTCAGGTGCGAACTACGCCAGCACCGCTGATGCTCTTGCTGGGTGGCAGTTCGTAAACCCTAACACGTTCCAGATTGTCTGTGCCGGCCTCGATAACAACTTTGGGGCATACGCTTCGCACACCATCAGCAGTAATACCTACCCGCTTTATTACCAGTATCCAACTGGCAATGCGATCGTTCCTCGTCCGGGTGTCGCAACTCCCGCCGACTTGTTTGTCAGTGGTGCTACCAAATACCAAGAGTCGGAGTTCGGTAACAACGAGCAGTATCCGGCCGACAATATCACCAACTTCAGTGGCGGCGCGGTGGTAGATGATCTTCCCTGATCTCAGAGTCGGGCAAAGAGTAGGTCGTTTACAGACCATTGTGTTTTAAAAGGTGTGCTTCGAATGAAACCAGGCAAACAAACGAACGAAGGCTTCACGCTCGTCGAGCTGATGGTCGTCATGGTTGTGATGTCCATCATGGGCGGGATGATCATGGTTGCGGTGCAGGGTGTCACTGAAAGTGCCCGGTCGTCACGCACACGTACCATCATTGAACTGCTGGATGGGATCATTCAAGAGAAGTACGACTCTTACAAATACCGAACACTGCCGGTTGAGATTCCTGCAGCAACCTACGCGAGCAACGCGGGGACGACTAATGGGGATGGGGATGTAATGCTTTCGTTTGAGGTGCTTGGGACGGAGGCGGCCAGAGTCCGATTGAACATGATTCGGGATCTGCAACGAATGGAGATGCCCGACCGATACTCAGATTTTCAAACTGCCCCGGCAAGCATTTGGGGCGCAGCCAACCCTGTTCTTGCAAAGCAGTCGACGGAGCAGATCGTGGCTACTCGAGCGGATAAGTCGACACGTCGTCCGTTTTCGATGTCTTGGTACACAAGTGTTGGGGGCGCCGTACCTTCTTTGGTGCAGTCGTATGAACGACGGGTGACTGCTACTGCCACCGACGAATACCAAAGCGCTGAATGTTTGTATTTGATTATCTCGACGTCTTACGCTGGTGGGACGCCAGCGATCGATGCTATCCCGACCAGTAACATTGGTGACATCGATGGCGATGGGATGTTTGAAATTCACGACGGTTGGGGCTATCCCATCGGTTTCATTCGGTGGCCGGTTGGTTATCAAGACACTGCTGGAGTCCTGGATATCTCGAATCCAGATGAGTTCGATCTGTTTCGTTCGGATCTGTATTACACGGTTGCGACGCCTCCCGCCCCATCTTCTGCAACGGTGTTACCGGCTGTTGACGTGAACACGGGAACTGTGAATGCACCATGGGCGTTGAAGCCTTTGATCATTTCTCCGGGAGAAGATGGCGTGTTCGGAATCGCGTTTGATCCGATCAATAGTTCTGGAACCGCATTAGCCGCCTACGATTACACGCACTCCGATTGGGCATGGCCGAAAAATGCGGCAAATATGGGAGACGAGCACCAAGGGAGAGGTTCGTCGGACTACGACTGGGTAGACCCCTACTGTCGGCGGTTCATCGCTGATAATGACCCTGGTATTCTCAATCGCGGGAGCGGGTCTTATGCAGCCGACACTGAACGTCGTTTGCCAGGTGAAGAGTTGACCGGCGGGGAAAACGAAGCTCTTGCTGACAACATCACGAACTTCTCGTTGCAGGTGGCTCAATGATACTAGCAGCGAAAATTCAAGACCCCTGGAACAGAGTCAGCATCCGGCATGCGGTCCGCAACGGTTTGACGTTGGTCGAGCTGTTGATTGTGATGAGCGTGTTTTTGTTGGTTTCGGCAATCGCTTTGCCTACATTCCGCAATCTGATCAGCGACCAGAAGGTCAGCCAGACTTCTCGAACCATTGTTGCCTACTTGGACGAGGCGAGGAGTCGTGCAATCGCGGAAGGTCGCTTCGTCGGGGTGCGGATCGATCGATACAGCAACGATGCTTCCGTTGATTTCCGAACATCGGCAGGTGGACGTCTGCGTCAATTGATTGGAGTTCCGCCGTATTCAGGAGAGGCCGCCAACTCTCGTGTCCGATTCAACTATCCAACCTCTGGTGCGACGACAGCGACCTTGGAGTTTTCCGGCGTCGATAACCAACTGCTAGTGTTGTACACGGACACGAATTCGTCGCTCTACAACAAGAAAAACGCACCTGTCAAAACTGGTGATTGGATCGAGCTGCCTGGAGGAAGGTATTTCCAAATCAACTTCACCTCGTACGACAATCTCACGGACACGGTGACAGCCACAATTGATTTAAATTCGACACGTTCTGGAACCGCAACGTTCCCTGTTATCCACGAGCCGCTTCACGACTCATCGGTGAAGTATAAGATTCACCGAGCGCCAGTTATCTCGACAAGTCAAAGTCTTGTCTTTGGTCGCGGCATTGTTGTGGATATGAACTATTCCGGGATCGGGATTGACGGCAATCAGTTTGCTCCACAAAGCGCTGTCGCGAACCAATCCATTGACATTGTTTTTGGACCAGACGGCCGTGTTGAGTATGCGTCTTCCGATTCGATAGGAACTCGATCGCTTCCAAGTGGAATGATCTATCTCTGTGTCGGTGAGACGGATGGGGTCCAGCCTTCCACACCTTTCAACAGCGATTCACGAACACCGGCCAATTTGATGAATTCGGATTCGGTTTGGATCGTGATCAATCCTTCCACGGGACGCTCCGTCGTCGCGCCAAATGCTGCCGTGAATTCGACGGCTTCCATGGCCGCGGCCTTGCGCGAAGGACGTTCACTCGCCAGCCTTTCGGACACACTGGACGCAAACCCATGATGCATCGAATTTCAAACGGTCAGCGAGCAGCGGTCACCTTGGTGGAGGTGCTGTTTGCGATCGGCGTTGTCATGATCGGTTTGCTTGGACTGCTGTCCGTGATGCCGTTGGCGGGACGCCGTGCGCAAGATGCAGTGTCGCTCAGTGTCGGAGCCGAAATGGCGGACTCTATCACCAAAGATGTTTTGATTCGGAAGTGGCTGGGTAATGGCGATCTTCTCGATATGGAAGGGACCCCCAACGTCATTGAGTATGACTTCGCCGCGAATCGTCTCCAGACAGTGGGGGGTACGCTTTTGCGTGGTATCTGTATTGATCCACTCTACTGTGCTGTGCAATCAGGTTCGGGGACGACATTCAACGGGTACGACAATCGCGTTTTTCCTTACTACATCGCAGATCATGATCCGCTCTTGAACCCTGCGGATGCTGACACCACATGGGATCCACCTGGAACCTTCCCGTGGCCAGCAGGAACAGCAGGTCCCGCTCCAAGGTTGCGACGTGTTGGTTTGCGACAAAGCGGAACAGTAACGCCAATCAGTGCAGAGCTTGCGCGGACGATCATTGAGAGCGCAAATGATCTGATTGTCAGTCAGCCCAATGACACGACGTTGCCCGCACGGCTCACTGGGTTGAATTCCGGTGAAACGGAATACGGAAAACGGATTCCATCGGGCGAATACAGTTGGTTTGCCACTTTGACCCCATCGCAGAATGAACGATTTGCTAGCTTGTCGATCGTCGTCCTTCGTAATCGAGTCGTCGATATCGATTTTCCGACGGCGGCACTTACGCCACCC from Rhodopirellula halodulae includes these protein-coding regions:
- a CDS encoding GspE/PulE family protein, producing the protein MSRTMQDFTDLLLQQGVISLDQLSEAEEVAKNTDADIGDVLIKMEYATPEEVGMAVAKYHKIPFVDLRSERISETVIELVPESVARENTVLPFKEEDGALTILIADPFDLETVEKLRFILNRKIETALAPKEAINGAINQYYGQVEGESADSMLQEFTDTAIDFTETESDSGGGTEETVDDNSAPVIRLVNLMIAEAVQLRASDIHVEPFEDRVRIRYRIDGRCVEREAAPRRMLSAIIARIKILSKIDISEKRRPTDGRIKITVGDKQLDLRVSIIPTNHGQSCVMRLLDKDNIKVGTRQLGLSERDFRNFNSLIRRPNGIVLVTGPTGSGKTTTLYASLNALNRPDRKIITAEDPVEYYLPGINQVEVKHNIGLDFARIIRAMLRQAPNIILVGEMRDHETASMGIQASLTGHLVFSTLHTNDAPSAISRMVDIGVPSYMVASSVIAVLAQRLVRTICPRCKVRYQPPQSVIDDSEIPPEMLAQAEFSKGKGCTYCGRSGYRGRIGIYELMLINNKLRELMFKGTTTKTIREEAIKNGMSTLYADGMLKVIRGITTFEEVHRVAKKTEQEALALSHISKELSSL
- a CDS encoding type IV pilus twitching motility protein PilT gives rise to the protein MATVLIDKLLQAAVKQGVSDIHIVVGQPPVFRLHGRMRKLETKTLEAEDSVALMKSITPERCQRELQETGSTDFGFAFGELARFRVSVFKQRGFISMVLRQIPNDKLTPEQLGLPEAVVKMVHRPRGLFLVTGPTGSGKSTTLASLINLLNETIDHHIITIEDPIEFYHEHKESTINQREVGVDVPSFSEAIRRALRQDPDVILVGELRDLETIEAAISAAETGHVVFGTLHTNSAQGTVNRIIDAFPGNLQDQIRTQLASTLIGVVAQTLLPKIGGGRCAAYEVLNVTPGIANLIRENKTFRINSSMQTGAKFGMQLMDDALFKHWKADRVTVEDVLAKAHRPDDLAKRIVQARQGLGDEPIPIKED
- a CDS encoding GspE/PulE family protein encodes the protein MAPRRIGQILVDLGFLTDDQLQIVLDEQEQQPGALFGKVAEDMQLITDEQLIQALAEQMGMQTVSLEDAKLEPEVMEKISETMAQLYRCVPVQFEDNTLTIATCDPQNLNIQDELRTFLGFEIRILVATEADVNKTITKYYDSEAESVEKLVAELAEDEELKAAASLLDNEKFNITDAEALADSAPVRKLLNMVLLLAIKDHASDIHFEPFEDEFRIRIKSEGVLYEMVPPPRHLAFAITTRIKVMANLDIAERRMPQDGRIELMVGGHPVDLRVSVLPTIFGESTVMRVLDRSVVNLSLDNVGMNEETMERFRSAIDRPNGIVLVTGPTGSGKTTTLYSSLSELNDISEKLITTEDPVEYDIDGIIQIPIDSDAGVTFASCLRAILRQDPDTILVGEIRDLETAEIAIQAALTGHLVFSTLHTNDSPSTVTRLTDMGIQPFMICATVEAILAQRLVRRICTSCREKTRVSSDLLMELGMTRDEIESTDYFKGVGCEKCNNTGYKGRIALFELMVLNDTIREMIMRNASTDELRDQAQSDGMIILREFGMNLARDGITTLDEIVRETVVDG
- a CDS encoding four helix bundle protein, coding for MASTFEDLEVWKRGCRLSVSVYELLAECRDFGLKDQMQRSAVSIPSNIAEGYERTPKDFIRFLIIAKGSCAELRTQLYIATRIDLISTQQSDQLIDESKQISRMLQGLINNRQQQLANQ
- a CDS encoding type II secretion system F family protein, whose protein sequence is MPTYTFEAMDATGQEIRDEIDAANEDEAQTTIRQMGYFVTKIAVKKQSGTAAAAGGGKKRPFAIGGAKTKHVCAFTRQLSILQDAGLPILRSLKILEGNQKPGKLKNALMDVCDEIEGGATLSEAMAKCPKVFSRLYVNMIKAGEAGGALETILNRLADFLESAESLKRKVKGALIYPVIVVLVATLILTFIMLFIVPTFEKMFDEFGLTLPAPTMLLIAMSNYIAGYWFLLIAMPVCGLILVKLMRKFKQGRIGFDMFIIRVPIFGALIEKNILARTTRTLGTLISSGVPILEALNITRETAGNAMFERMFTGVSNQIREGEVISKPLKEYSVLGFHPMTAIFWALFGSFPGIMVMSVALTSKGSKLDKGGMVETLTFMALYMIAGGAVLCVLFYLTKIKGRVVDDLVVNMVDVGEETGELDTMLYKVADTYDEEVRIMTDALTALMEPLMIVFLGVAVGFIVISLFMPLVELISGLT
- a CDS encoding type II secretion system protein, which translates into the protein MNARSNPPLPSRLAPTSRSAFTLVEILVAISIIGILSAILIPAVTNAIRRARVTNLRLEVTALEQALEQYSQKHGEYPPDFSSWAVVQRHYRKAFPRMSTNDTTLLYNLLHNSSGVYQAAQLDRSEVLAWTLGGYSDDVQRPFTGPGGPLAWSGDGTNTYGDSAVTDTDRQDPANFQVNIDRPNAFMDFDPARLDYNEVNAGAALAGANRRMSSDGDHFLAYLTASDGAPYVYFDSRTYSLYDAAQSDFNGYGSTTFGYVRPYLTTNPNTNTSGANYASTADALAGWQFVNPNTFQIVCAGLDNNFGAYASHTISSNTYPLYYQYPTGNAIVPRPGVATPADLFVSGATKYQESEFGNNEQYPADNITNFSGGAVVDDLP